Proteins encoded together in one Columba livia isolate bColLiv1 breed racing homer chromosome 3, bColLiv1.pat.W.v2, whole genome shotgun sequence window:
- the LOC135579169 gene encoding T-cell activation Rho GTPase-activating protein-like, translated as MGSQPADLLAVALKDFLRNIPSKLLVEDLYEEWMAAMEKTSTVEKIEALKVVAKKLPAANLLLLEELLSLLQHIGHNAATSRMTFNNLAICVGPNLLSPPKEELLPLEAMLEVTQKVNMLVECMITNYRDIFGEGMAGLSPTTAKETSEPMDRSTDGHVEEPRGPGGRADKDHQVKAFLDAPSSLLDNLKESGGDTVVEGETAEASPPIAPKSAAESLEHPEELRSLSEDRRFAGSLQEKEKGRNQKRRQTHGDDSDNVVEKKRRKRNNIFGGGTRKRYRNIQRVRKPRSRLHVKS; from the exons ATGGGAAGCCAACCTGCAGATCTGTTGGCCGTCGCCTTGAAG GACTTCCTCAGAAacatcccctccaagctcctcgTGGAAGACCTGTATGAGGAGTGGATGGCAGCCATGGAGAAGACAAGCACAGTGGAGAAGATAGAGGCACTGAAAGT GGTGGCCAAGAAGTTGCCAGCGGCTAATCTCCTGctcctggaggagctgctgtccctcctgcagcacatTGGCCACAACGCAGCCACCAGCAGGATGACCTTTAACAACCTGGCCATCTGCGTTGGGCCCAATCTGCTGAGCCCAcccaaggaggagctgctgccgctGGAGGCCATGCTGGAGGTCACACAGAAG GTGAACATGCTGGTGGAGTGTATGATTACGAACTACCGTGACATCTTTGGGGAGGGGATGGCTGGTCTCTCCCCCACAACTGCCAAGGAGACATCGGAACCCATGGACAGATCTACAG ATGGACATGTTGAAGAGCCACGTGGCCCTGGAGGTAGAGCAGACAAGGACCATCAGGTAAAAGCCTTTCTGGATGCACCCTCGTCTCTGCTGGACAACCTGAAAGAATCTGGTGGAGACACAGTGGTGGAGGGTGAAACAGCAGAG GCTTCGCCTCCAATCGCCCCAAAGAGTGCAGCAGAGTCCTTGGAGCACCCAGAAGAGCTGAGGAGCCTTTCAGAGGACAGAAG GTTTGCAGGCTCTCtccaggagaaggagaagggaagaaaccaGAAGAGAAGACAGACCCACGGAGATGACAGTGACAACGTCGtggaaaagaagaggaggaagaggaacaacATTTTTGGAGGAGGAACAAGGAAGAGATACCGGAATATCCAGAGAGTCAGGAAGCCCAG